The sequence caaaaatgagaataaaATATGCTTCGACTGCGGTAATAAAAATCCCAAATGGCTGTCTTTGACGTATGCCATATTTATTTGcctgaactgttcaggtaaaCATAGACAATTGGGGACGCACATATCGTTTGTGCGATCAACAGGAATGGATAAATTTACAGCAAAGCAGTTGGTTAGGATGTGTCTGGGTGGAAATTTAAAGGCAagtgaatttttaaaagtgaaCAATCACAGTAGCATGATTGATTATTCATCTCATGCGTGtttgaaatataaaatgtattTGGACGGTCAGTTGGAGGAAGCATTGTTAACGCATGgcagtgaagaaaaataccGCAATGACGGGGCGGATCCGCATGGCGGCAATGCCAGCCAGATGAATAGCGTAACCAGCGGGAGACCTCTAATCGATTTGGTTAACGACGACGCGAGGAAGATAGAGGGTCCGAATGAGCTTCCTAGGGGAGAAGCGAACGAGACTGGCGGTGCCTTTCCCAGTCGTGGTCAGGTCAGTGGTCATGTCAGCAGCCACATCAGCGGCCATGTCAGCCGTGGTAGCCCCAGCAGAAACCTCACACCAACACACCTGatcgaagaaaaaatgatgtaCAACAACTGCAACAAAAATTTCAAGgccaaaaaaatagacataAACTTTGATGACACGATATTTGAGCACAGCGGGAAGGGAAATCCAAGGGACGGGAGGAGTGCCCACCCCGGTGTTAGCAACGAGGCGTTTAGCATGCATGGAGGAGGTGGCACTGCTGGTTATGGCGGTGTGCAGGGTTTCGGCAAGAATGAGAACGAAGTGGGAGGATATGACAGGAGGTATCCCGCCGGAGTGGATTTATTTTACCAAGGCGATCACGCCATGACAGGAAATAACTCCATGGGAAGTAGCAGCATTAATATTAACGGCAACAGCCATCTTAATCCAACAAGTGACTCCAAGttaaacaaatttaaagACTGCAAGAGCATACGTTCGGATCAGTACTTCTATGATGAGAGGCACCAAAATGATGACGACGTGATAcggaatgtacatataacgAATAGCATTTCGTCTGACCAATATTTTAATAGAAATGTTAATAACAGGAAGGGGGGGTGGAATTTGGATGAACAGACGATTCAGAATTTGCAGGGCCTCAAGGTGACTGCACGGGAGGGCCTATCCAATATCGTTGCGGCTGGGAATGAAGTATTTCTGAAGGCCAAGGAGTGGTTCAACAATTAGTACCCACACTGATTGCCAGGGCGAGGCATGAACAAAAGGGTTACTTCCATACAACTTGGGCATGTGCAGTACGAATCTCCAATTGCGTAACACTCTCCTCTCTCCTgtgtgtgatttttttttaaatttaatttttaaggCAACGGGGTGTGTGAGAGCGAGGGCACGTGAAGGAATACGCCCCTACCGCAGAGATCATTTCACTTTCCCCCCgtgtgcccttttttttgtacaatcCCGAACCGGCGCTCCGTGTGGCACCACGTGACCGCAttggttccttttttatgtgtgtgtccTTAACATAAGATAAAGCGTTAGCTGAACTTTGACTGctcctttttctatttatacGTTAAAAAAGTGTTTGCAATTGCGTCTTTAGAAGCGCACCAGGGGGGTGTCACCgcttcaaaataaaaaaaaaaaaaagacaacatAACGTAACGCGGCGAAGCCAAGTTaggaacaaaaaacaaaagggatgATTTTCCCTTTATCCGCGCGGCGTAAAACTGTCTGCGTAGAGAAGTGGGTGCTGTGACCCCACCCCAGCAGGACCTTACAATTCCCCGCATTCAACAATATTAATGGGAATTTTTGGCTTATAAATATACGGCGTGACGGAAAcgttttcaatttttttgagcaaaattaaagaatCGCTATCTATGATTCTTCCAAAAACGACATTCTTCCCGTCAAGCCATTCACATTTCTTCGTGGTAATAAAAAACTGACACCCATTTGTATTGGGCCCACTATTAGCCATGCTGAGTAATCCCTCCTTATCATGTTTTATGTCAAAATTCTCGtcttcaaaattttccccataAATACTTAAGCTGCCACTTCCATTGTAGTTCACAAAATCCCCCCCTGAATCATGAACTCTTTTATCACTCTATGGAATGTGGTGTTTTTGTATCCCACGGGGAGGTTATTTACTTTATATTCTCCTGTGCAGAACTGTCTAAAATTTTCGCTTGTTTTTGGGACAATGTTTTGGAACAGCTCGAATTTAAATTTGCCCAAAAAATGGTTGCCCAGATTTATGTCCATAAATACCACTGGGTTGGATGCGTTAGTTAGTAGGTTGGATAGGTAATACGGGATGATTGTATTTTCGTCTGCTTCTTCGATGATTAATTGGTCGACTTGCTTCCCTTTGCTGCGTTTGTTTGACGGTCGCTCGGGTTGGTCCTCCTCCCGGTTGGggctttcccctttttggtcATCCCTATCTGGGCTCCCCCCAATCGGGTCATCTCCGCTGCCTTTCATCTTCTCCGTTGCGAAGGCTTACCGCAAAGTGTGGAAATTTGACGCAACGAAAATTTTTTGGgggaaccttttttttcttgcatttCCGTTTGGCGATGCTGCGGGGGTAGGAGGAGCCTCTCTTGAAGCGTCTCAACGGggggtcaaaaaaaaaaaaaaaagttaaaaaaagggaaaaaaatacattacaacatatatatttttttttccttggggAGCGTTTTTCCTGTCGGTTGGAGGTGGGGGTTCATCACTTGGCAGACCATTTACCCTCCACATGCGAATCGCAACAGTCAACTTTTCGCtggcgttatttttttctcaccacTGTGCTcctctccatttttgttttcatttttctttgccCATTcaattttcctccatttggtTGCCTCGCCTTATAatctgcttccttttttttttttttttttttttttggcgtgCCAATAACAGGCATTTTCCAATTGGCCCCGGTTCCGCCTCACCATATACTGTGCCGCGCCACGGCCTACAATTGGTGTGCGGCTCCAGTGAAAGGTGCACAAAATGAGGTGAATGTATTTCCACCTGTTCGTTTGCCATTGGCGTGTATGCTCCCTAGCACTCTTCACTGTTCCTTCAAACATGGTGAggtttttcctccccctcgaTAGGTCGCGTAAAATGACGCTTAGTAAGGAGATCCCTGTCCCAACGCCACGACTGTCGCTGTTATTGTTATTGTCGTTGCGATGGCCATTAGGACAGTACGCTTAACTACCACCCTTACGGGGGAACACGCGGGGTGCACAACAGGTCTGTGCGTGCGTCCATGGCgtgtcccattttttttcacaatagGAGTGTAGTGTGCCGCGTGGCATACGAACGTTCGCACAgcaatgattttttttcttccgcgTTTATTccgtttctttctttgttctttttttctatttttttgttcttattttgttattttttttttcagttttttttgctttcttgGCGAAGCTTGTCAATTTTCCCCTGGAGAAAGTCTTAAGCGATTTCTCAGCGGAGTAAACTTTGTCCGAACAGGAGGGAGCGAAGTTTCCCACTTGTTCGTTGTTTTTGTGTGAACTTTGTTTGTGCATTTtgtatacctttttttttgtataccCATTTTgtatacctttttttgtgccataCAAAAGATGAATGAGAGACATGATCGTACGTAGCACCCGCAACCACGACGCGCAGCGCGAGGAAGAGGAGTCGGGGTCCAGGGAGGCGAATGTCTACTGGCAGGAGGTCAATTTAGGTCCCAAAATATCTATCACCGAGTTGGATCcatggggggaggaggaagaagaagtttgGTCTGTGGAAGGTGGGCACACTGATGGGGGGGGGACAAACATGATACTGGTGAACGAGGCGAAGTCGCTTAGTTCAatggggtggaagaaaaaccCACTGAAGGAGATGGAGATCCCctttggaaaagaaaagaatgatgagaaaaataagaaagccGAAATGGAAAGCAAGAAGACGTGTGCAGGTTGGAAAAGAAACGGGTTTGGTACTTCGAATGGTACACTCCTGGTGAGCACTCATGGGGATTACCGTATGAACGCCCGTCTTGGCATCCAACAcagggtgaagaagaaaaacgaacTTGGAAAGAACTCAGTCGATACACTCAACGTGAGAGAAACCATCACACCAGGTACACATAACTGGAAAGGACCCCTCCTGAGCGAATTAAAAAGCGCCTGCAAAATGATgaccataaaaaaatgcaacaaaaCGATAAAGTCTCAGATCAGAGTTAAAGAATGCGTGAAgtatacaaaaaattgtaaagcgTCCTTTGGGAAAAGAACGACCAGTAGAATGGGAACTCCTCACCCCTTCCATTGTGATCCTCTAAAGGGTgagacaaaatggaagaaaagcgAACAGGGGTCTATCTCACAAAGTGTGCATAGAAGGACTCCCACAGGGGGGAGAATCAAAAGTGTCCCCAAGGTAAAACcccaaaggaggagaagtgTGAAAAGCGCCACGAATAAACGGATAGAGCCTACCAAAATTAAACACGTGGTGAAGAAGCCACCGAGGAGGATGAACCACGTGGCGGGGAAGGGTGAGCAGAGGGGTGAAGTTTCCCAAAGGATGGGGAGTGCCAATCTTAGAAGAAACATTACGGGGGGTGAGAAGATGcacttaaaaaggagaagctgTAGGAAGAGTGGTCCTCTATCTGGGAGAGCATGTTCTATAAGGATGGGAAGCACGAGAGGGGGTGAGACCTCCCCCAACTATCCCAGAAGGGGtaaaacgaaaatgaaagaaatagGTAGGAAACAAGTTAAAGAGAACCCCAAAGAAAAATCGAACGGCGAAAGgggcaaaagggaaaaccaCTCGAGCACCACCGTGAGAAGCCGCATAGACGACAAGCGCCAGGAACTTTTCCGCAGTTTTAGACAAAGACTCTCGGCG is a genomic window of Plasmodium coatneyi strain Hackeri chromosome 1, complete sequence containing:
- a CDS encoding GTPase activating protein for Arf, coding for MKKDMITEILAYEQDDRGYVLDGLKDKTFKAILSKNENKICFDCGNKNPKWLSLTYAIFICLNCSGKHRQLGTHISFVRSTGMDKFTAKQLVRMCLGGNLKASEFLKVNNHSSMIDYSSHACLKYKMYLDGQLEEALLTHGSEEKYRNDGADPHGGNASQMNSVTSGRPLIDLVNDDARKIEGPNELPRGEANETGGAFPSRGQVSGHVSSHISGHVSRGSPSRNLTPTHLIEEKMMYNNCNKNFKAKKIDINFDDTIFEHSGKGNPRDGRSAHPGVSNEAFSMHGGGGTAGYGGVQGFGKNENEVGGYDRRYPAGVDLFYQGDHAMTGNNSMGSSSININGNSHLNPTSDSKLNKFKDCKSIRSDQYFYDERHQNDDDVIRNVHITNSISSDQYFNRNVNNRKGGWNLDEQTIQNLQGLKVTAREGLSNIVAAGNEVFLKAKEWFNN
- a CDS encoding Peptidyl-prolyl cis-trans isomerase, coding for MKGSGDDPIGGSPDRDDQKGESPNREEDQPERPSNKRSKGKQVDQLIIEEADENTIIPYYLSNLLTNASNPVVFMDINLGNHFLGKFKFELFQNIVPKTSENFRQFCTGEYKSDKRVHDSGGDFVNYNGSGSLSIYGENFEDENFDIKHDKEGLLSMANSGPNTNGCQFFITTKKCEWLDGKNVVFGRIIDSDSLILLKKIENVSVTPYIYKPKIPINIVECGEL